From one Microlunatus sp. Gsoil 973 genomic stretch:
- a CDS encoding Fur family transcriptional regulator — protein sequence MTTTRNGNSQRRTRQRAAVDDILHTTDDFRTAQQIHDELRHSDARVGLTTVYRALQSMAESGEVDAIRNADGEMSYRRCSGGHHHHLVCRSCGRTVEVTGPTVERWAKAIAEKHGFRDVNHELEIFGTCADC from the coding sequence ATGACGACAACCAGGAACGGCAACTCCCAGCGGCGGACCCGGCAGCGGGCCGCCGTCGACGACATCCTGCACACCACCGACGACTTCCGGACCGCCCAGCAGATCCACGACGAGCTGCGCCACTCCGACGCCCGGGTCGGGTTGACCACCGTGTACCGCGCTCTGCAGTCGATGGCCGAGAGCGGGGAGGTCGACGCGATTCGCAACGCCGACGGCGAGATGAGCTACCGACGCTGCTCCGGCGGGCACCACCACCATCTGGTCTGCCGCAGCTGTGGGCGTACGGTCGAGGTGACCGGTCCGACCGTCGAGCGGTGGGCCAAGGCGATCGCCGAGAAGCACGGCTTCCGCGACGTGAATCACGAGTTGGAGATCTTCGGCACCTGCGCCGACTGCTAG
- the kdgD gene encoding 5-dehydro-4-deoxyglucarate dehydratase, translating to MSDHTPNDLAAALPRGLLSFPVTYFTPELDFDEQGYAGHIERLGGHPVAGLFAAGGTGEFFSLTPSEVITVVRAAVHSAPAGVPILAPAGRETRTAVELARTAEESGADGILLFPPYLTEAEQDGLAAHVRQVCWATSLGVIIYNRGNARYAPGTVERLAADCPNLIGIKDGIGDLEQMTQIYARMRERLIYIGGLPTAEVFAMPYRQLGLSTYSSAIFNFVPEFACRFYAAVDNDDHESVYRMLSDFVLPLIDLRNRGKGYAVSIVKAGMRAVGHPAGPVRPPLTDLDDQEYAELAALISKITE from the coding sequence ATGAGCGACCACACCCCGAACGATCTTGCTGCCGCGCTTCCCCGGGGACTGTTGTCGTTCCCGGTCACCTACTTCACCCCGGAGCTGGATTTCGATGAGCAGGGTTATGCCGGGCACATCGAGCGGCTCGGCGGGCATCCGGTGGCAGGGCTGTTCGCGGCCGGCGGCACGGGTGAGTTCTTCTCGCTCACTCCCAGCGAAGTGATCACTGTGGTCAGGGCGGCCGTGCACAGTGCGCCGGCCGGTGTCCCGATCCTCGCGCCGGCCGGTCGTGAGACGCGCACCGCGGTGGAACTTGCCCGGACTGCGGAGGAGTCCGGAGCGGACGGGATCCTGTTGTTCCCGCCCTATCTCACCGAAGCCGAACAGGACGGGCTGGCCGCTCATGTCCGACAGGTGTGCTGGGCGACGTCGCTCGGCGTGATCATCTACAACCGCGGCAACGCCCGGTACGCTCCCGGCACCGTGGAGCGGCTCGCGGCGGACTGCCCGAATCTGATCGGCATCAAGGACGGCATCGGTGATCTCGAGCAGATGACCCAGATCTATGCCCGGATGCGGGAGCGGTTGATCTACATCGGCGGCCTGCCGACGGCCGAGGTCTTCGCGATGCCGTACCGGCAGCTCGGACTGAGCACGTACTCGTCGGCGATCTTCAACTTCGTGCCGGAATTCGCCTGCCGGTTCTACGCTGCCGTGGATAACGATGATCATGAATCCGTCTACCGGATGCTCAGCGACTTCGTGCTGCCGTTGATCGATTTGCGCAATCGTGGCAAGGGATACGCGGTCAGCATCGTCAAGGCCGGGATGCGGGCCGTCGGACACCCGGCCGGCCCGGTCCGTCCGCCCCTGACCGATCTTGATGATCAGGAATACGCGGAGCTGGCTGCACTGATCTCCAAGATCACTGAGTGA
- the melA gene encoding alpha-galactosidase: MTSKAVSPRTGSRTPRIVFVGAGSVVFTRQLLTDLFGFDDLPPLQIVLYDIDSERLDVARGTAEQVRERLGRQADVVATLDRREALDGAGFVINMVQVGGIDGTRADLEIPARYGLRQTIGDTTGIGGVFRGLRTFPVLSALARDMIELCPDAWLLNYTNPMAMNIWWLSVVAPQLKAVGLCHSVYWTVHDLCDLIKVPVEEVSYRAGGVNHQSWLTTWERGDEDLYPLLRQVIAGDPQMVRRVRVEIFRRVGFYPTETSEHSAEYLSWFLRSEEQIARYRLTPLEYLQISEENVAEFEQARDALAAGRPLELAEEPAEYAPQVIHSMITGTRRQIHANMPNAGLIDNLPGGAAVEVPALVDAEGVHPLRFGSVPPVGAALNRSYLSVAELTVTAALTGDPELIRRAVLVDPNAASSLTPEQIWAACDDLTAAHARYLPRSLGGDLAL, encoded by the coding sequence ATGACCTCCAAGGCGGTGTCGCCCCGCACCGGGTCCCGGACTCCGCGCATCGTGTTCGTCGGCGCCGGCAGTGTGGTCTTCACCCGACAACTGCTGACCGATCTCTTCGGCTTCGACGATCTGCCGCCGCTGCAGATCGTGTTGTACGACATCGACTCCGAACGGCTCGACGTCGCCCGGGGCACTGCCGAACAGGTCCGAGAACGCCTCGGACGGCAAGCCGACGTCGTCGCAACGCTCGACCGCCGCGAGGCACTGGACGGCGCCGGCTTCGTGATCAACATGGTCCAGGTCGGCGGCATCGACGGGACCCGCGCGGACCTGGAGATCCCCGCGCGCTACGGCCTGCGCCAGACCATCGGGGACACAACCGGGATCGGCGGCGTCTTCCGCGGGCTACGCACCTTCCCGGTGCTGTCCGCGCTGGCCCGCGACATGATCGAACTCTGTCCCGACGCCTGGCTGCTCAACTACACCAATCCGATGGCGATGAACATCTGGTGGCTCTCGGTCGTCGCGCCACAGCTGAAGGCGGTCGGGCTGTGTCACAGCGTCTATTGGACGGTGCACGATCTCTGCGATCTGATCAAGGTGCCGGTCGAGGAGGTCAGCTACCGAGCGGGCGGGGTCAATCATCAGTCCTGGCTGACCACCTGGGAACGCGGTGACGAAGACTTGTATCCGCTGCTGCGGCAGGTGATCGCCGGCGACCCGCAGATGGTGCGCCGGGTGCGGGTGGAGATCTTCCGGCGGGTCGGCTTCTATCCGACCGAGACCAGCGAACACTCCGCCGAGTACCTTTCCTGGTTCCTGCGGTCGGAGGAGCAGATCGCCCGCTACCGGTTGACCCCGCTGGAGTATCTGCAGATCTCGGAGGAGAACGTGGCGGAGTTCGAGCAGGCGCGCGACGCGCTGGCCGCCGGCCGGCCCCTGGAGTTGGCTGAAGAGCCGGCGGAGTACGCGCCGCAGGTGATCCACTCGATGATCACCGGAACGCGGCGGCAGATCCACGCCAACATGCCCAACGCCGGCCTGATCGACAACCTGCCGGGCGGTGCCGCCGTCGAGGTGCCGGCCCTGGTGGACGCCGAGGGGGTGCACCCGCTGCGGTTCGGATCGGTGCCCCCGGTCGGGGCGGCGTTGAACCGCAGCTACCTCTCGGTCGCCGAACTGACCGTGACCGCCGCCTTGACCGGAGACCCGGAGCTGATCCGCCGGGCAGTGCTGGTCGACCCCAACGCCGCATCCTCGCTCACTCCGGAGCAGATCTGGGCGGCCTGTGACGATCTCACGGCGGCGCACGCCCGCTATCTGCCCCGGAGCCTGGGCGGCGACTTGGCGCTCTGA
- a CDS encoding ABC transporter substrate-binding protein, whose protein sequence is MGRVIGTRGSVLRATGVIVGLAVALAAAGCNGSSGSSTLDTKADVQLEMWSGQTDAAEKQLETMAREFEQKHPNVSIKVSPGAAETDDLLQKLSAGFAGDAYPDISYAFGSWAGQLESSGRTLDIRDQVAEPDVKWDEFSAPARATAQPTGNKIIGFPAVVDNIALIYNKTVFDKAGASYPTDDWTWDDFRAAAKKLTDRASQTYGYAYSVSGSEETTWQFWPHLWQNGGSIVSKDNKKAEFGQQPGVDALEFLRGMAVDDKSVYLDQTDTKFGQLFAADRIGMITSGPWQLYDLKTAGTKYGVVRLPGTDGDHQTVSGPDVWALFDHKDANRAYWAYQFAKWLTDAPQDERRNVEMGNLPLRSSEKTSAAFQKQDKQYPGLMVMADNMVNAKQARPTVPGYTGLSEAIGKAISEVLQGKGTPAQALSDAAKDADEALNQ, encoded by the coding sequence ATGGGGCGTGTGATCGGGACCAGAGGATCAGTCCTCCGGGCAACCGGGGTGATCGTTGGGCTTGCGGTCGCGCTCGCCGCGGCCGGGTGCAACGGCTCCTCCGGCAGCAGCACGCTGGACACCAAGGCCGATGTCCAGCTGGAGATGTGGTCCGGCCAGACCGATGCCGCGGAGAAGCAGCTCGAAACCATGGCCCGGGAGTTCGAGCAGAAGCACCCCAACGTCTCGATCAAGGTCAGCCCCGGGGCGGCGGAGACCGACGACCTGTTGCAGAAGCTCTCCGCCGGTTTCGCCGGGGACGCCTACCCGGACATCTCCTACGCGTTCGGCTCCTGGGCAGGTCAGCTGGAGTCGTCGGGTAGAACCCTGGACATCCGGGACCAGGTCGCTGAGCCCGACGTCAAGTGGGACGAGTTCAGCGCGCCGGCGCGGGCCACCGCACAACCGACCGGGAACAAGATCATCGGATTTCCGGCTGTCGTCGACAACATCGCTCTGATCTACAACAAGACGGTCTTCGACAAGGCAGGCGCCTCCTACCCGACCGACGACTGGACCTGGGACGACTTCCGCGCGGCCGCGAAGAAGCTCACCGATCGGGCGTCACAGACCTACGGTTACGCCTACTCCGTCTCAGGATCGGAGGAGACCACCTGGCAGTTCTGGCCGCACCTGTGGCAGAACGGCGGATCGATCGTCTCCAAGGACAACAAGAAGGCCGAGTTCGGACAGCAGCCTGGCGTCGACGCGCTGGAATTCCTGCGGGGCATGGCCGTGGACGACAAGAGCGTCTACCTCGATCAGACCGACACCAAGTTCGGGCAGTTGTTCGCAGCCGACCGGATCGGCATGATCACCTCCGGTCCCTGGCAGTTGTACGACCTGAAGACCGCCGGAACCAAATACGGTGTGGTGCGGTTGCCCGGCACCGACGGCGATCACCAGACCGTTTCAGGTCCGGACGTCTGGGCGCTGTTCGACCACAAGGACGCCAACCGGGCCTACTGGGCGTACCAGTTCGCGAAGTGGCTGACCGATGCGCCGCAGGACGAGCGCCGCAACGTCGAGATGGGCAATCTGCCGCTGCGCTCCTCGGAGAAGACCTCGGCCGCCTTCCAGAAACAGGACAAGCAGTATCCCGGCCTGATGGTGATGGCCGACAACATGGTCAACGCCAAACAGGCCCGGCCGACCGTGCCCGGCTACACCGGTCTGTCCGAGGCGATCGGCAAGGCGATCTCGGAGGTCCTCCAGGGCAAGGGCACGCCGGCCCAGGCGCTGTCGGATGCCGCCAAGGACGCCGACGAGGCTCTGAACCAGTAA
- a CDS encoding beta-propeller fold lactonase family protein: MKLRTRVIVPALAAAALVTSGAPLASATPALHRTHHDSSGTVFVQNDDPNGNAILAYDRSRSGTLRPDGVYPTGGKGGVLGGSQIDHLASQGSLVRQGDHLYAVNAGSDTITNFKVVGDRLVKEQVINSGGDFPVSIAASRTAVYVLNARDGGSVQGYLNVAGHLIKVNAWNRQLGFDPAASPEFTSTPAQISFTPDRSRLVISTKGDGSSVETFGVGLLGALSSRPVVTPLDGRVPFGFDFDSRGHLITTEAGTNSIASFAVRHNGTIDLLDRALTGQQATCWVVVDNGVAYASNAGSATISSYRIAADGSLTPLATTATDPGTVDAAVSTDGRNLYVQTGAAGLVDEFAIGAHGSLTRIGSVAVPSGAGGEGIVAR; encoded by the coding sequence ATGAAACTGCGGACCCGCGTCATCGTGCCGGCCCTTGCGGCAGCAGCTCTGGTCACCAGCGGCGCGCCCCTCGCCTCGGCGACCCCGGCACTCCATCGGACCCATCACGACTCGAGCGGAACGGTCTTCGTGCAGAACGACGACCCGAACGGCAACGCCATCCTCGCCTACGACCGAAGCCGGTCCGGAACGCTGCGGCCTGACGGTGTCTATCCGACCGGCGGTAAGGGCGGCGTTCTCGGTGGATCGCAGATCGATCACCTCGCCTCCCAGGGCTCACTCGTCCGGCAGGGTGATCACCTCTACGCCGTCAATGCCGGCAGCGACACCATCACCAACTTCAAGGTCGTCGGCGACCGCCTGGTCAAGGAACAGGTGATCAACTCCGGCGGCGACTTCCCGGTGAGCATCGCGGCATCGCGCACCGCCGTCTATGTGCTGAACGCCCGCGACGGCGGTTCGGTCCAGGGCTACCTGAACGTTGCCGGACACCTGATCAAGGTCAACGCCTGGAACCGTCAGCTCGGCTTCGATCCCGCCGCCTCGCCGGAGTTCACCAGTACCCCGGCACAGATCAGCTTCACCCCCGACCGGAGTCGCCTGGTGATCAGCACCAAGGGCGACGGCAGTTCGGTGGAGACCTTCGGCGTCGGCCTGCTCGGCGCGCTGTCCAGCAGGCCGGTCGTCACGCCACTGGACGGCAGGGTGCCGTTCGGGTTCGACTTCGACAGCAGGGGACATCTGATCACCACCGAGGCGGGCACCAACTCGATCGCCTCGTTCGCTGTCCGGCACAACGGAACCATCGATCTGCTCGACCGCGCCCTGACGGGCCAACAGGCAACGTGCTGGGTCGTTGTCGACAACGGTGTCGCGTACGCGTCGAACGCCGGCAGCGCGACCATCAGCAGCTACCGGATCGCCGCCGACGGCTCGCTGACGCCGTTGGCGACGACGGCGACCGATCCGGGGACCGTTGATGCCGCGGTCAGCACCGACGGCCGCAACCTGTACGTGCAGACCGGTGCGGCCGGCCTGGTTGACGAGTTCGCCATCGGCGCGCACGGGTCGCTGACCCGGATCGGCTCGGTGGCCGTCCCGTCGGGAGCCGGCGGCGAGGGGATCGTCGCCCGCTGA
- the recO gene encoding DNA repair protein RecO: MPTYRDAAVVLRTHKLGEADRIITMLTRERGKIRAVAKGVRRTSSKFGARLEPFSHVDIQLATGRTLDVVTQAVTLDAFGQGLIGDYPRYTAGEAMLEMADRLVAEEREPALQHYRLLVGALRVLERGSTADGPRPASMILDSYLLRSLAVAGYAPSFGPCARCGTMGPHQAFAAPLGGVVCESCRPPGSARPAAETIALLGALLEGDWPATRDAEPFVIKQASGLTAAYAVWHLDRSLRSLAHVER; the protein is encoded by the coding sequence GTGCCGACCTATCGCGATGCGGCCGTCGTGCTGCGCACCCACAAGCTGGGTGAGGCGGATCGGATCATCACCATGCTCACCCGCGAGCGTGGCAAGATCCGCGCGGTGGCCAAGGGCGTACGGCGCACCTCGTCGAAATTCGGCGCCCGGCTGGAACCCTTCAGCCACGTCGACATCCAACTGGCCACCGGACGCACCCTGGACGTCGTCACCCAGGCCGTCACCCTGGACGCCTTCGGACAGGGCCTGATCGGCGACTATCCCCGCTACACGGCCGGCGAAGCGATGCTGGAGATGGCCGACCGGCTCGTCGCCGAGGAACGCGAACCTGCGCTGCAGCATTATCGGCTGCTGGTCGGCGCGCTCCGCGTCCTGGAACGCGGCAGCACGGCCGACGGGCCGCGGCCGGCGTCGATGATCCTCGACTCCTACCTGTTGCGATCGCTGGCCGTCGCCGGCTATGCCCCGTCCTTCGGACCCTGCGCCCGGTGCGGAACGATGGGGCCGCACCAGGCCTTCGCCGCCCCGCTGGGCGGAGTGGTCTGCGAGAGCTGCCGGCCACCGGGCTCGGCGCGCCCCGCGGCAGAGACCATCGCGCTGCTCGGCGCCCTGTTGGAGGGCGACTGGCCGGCCACCCGCGACGCGGAGCCGTTCGTGATCAAGCAGGCCAGTGGGCTGACCGCCGCGTACGCGGTCTGGCATCTGGATCGCAGTCTGAGGTCTCTCGCCCATGTCGAGCGCTGA
- a CDS encoding carbohydrate ABC transporter permease, translated as MSADPMAGGMPAVLGERAATAVAAPARRRRHRRPSLWHLFLAPTALIFVIPLLQMILASFSPAKDLVTFPPPFVPSRLTVQGYIGLFTGTGIVRWLINSTIVAATAILSNIVLCSLAGYGFARLRFRGRNFSFLAIVATIMIPTQLLMIPTYIMFSKLGLLNGLGAAIVPWLATTFGIFLMRQFFLSLPAELEEAGMIDGANRWQIFLRIVLPLAKPALATLAIFTLLGAWNDLVWPLIAINNDAAFTVQLGIANFQGSRRTEWSLLMAANAVATAPLIIFFLIAQRQFIATMTFSGLKA; from the coding sequence ATGTCGGCCGATCCGATGGCAGGCGGCATGCCGGCCGTGCTCGGCGAGCGGGCGGCGACCGCGGTCGCCGCACCCGCCCGCCGGCGGCGACATCGGAGGCCGAGCCTGTGGCACCTGTTCCTGGCGCCGACCGCGCTGATCTTCGTCATCCCGCTGCTGCAGATGATCCTGGCGTCATTCTCCCCGGCGAAGGACCTGGTCACCTTCCCGCCGCCGTTCGTCCCCTCCCGGCTCACCGTGCAGGGCTATATCGGCCTGTTCACCGGCACCGGGATCGTCCGCTGGCTGATCAACTCGACGATCGTCGCGGCAACGGCGATCCTGTCCAACATCGTGCTGTGCTCCCTTGCCGGTTACGGCTTCGCCCGGCTGCGCTTCCGGGGCAGGAACTTCAGCTTCCTTGCCATCGTCGCGACGATCATGATCCCCACCCAGCTGTTGATGATCCCGACCTACATCATGTTCTCCAAGCTCGGGTTGCTGAACGGGCTCGGGGCGGCGATCGTGCCGTGGCTGGCGACCACCTTCGGCATCTTCCTGATGCGCCAGTTCTTCCTGTCCCTGCCGGCCGAACTGGAGGAGGCGGGCATGATCGACGGCGCGAACCGCTGGCAGATCTTCCTGCGGATCGTCCTGCCGCTGGCCAAGCCGGCGCTGGCGACGCTGGCGATCTTCACCCTGCTCGGTGCATGGAACGATCTGGTCTGGCCGCTGATCGCGATCAACAACGACGCGGCGTTCACCGTCCAGCTCGGGATCGCCAACTTCCAGGGCAGCCGCCGTACCGAATGGAGCCTGCTGATGGCGGCCAACGCGGTGGCCACCGCGCCGTTGATCATCTTCTTCCTGATCGCCCAGCGGCAGTTCATCGCCACCATGACGTTCAGCGGGTTGAAGGCGTGA
- a CDS encoding glucarate dehydratase family protein — translation MSKITAVRVTPILIADPPLLNVQGVHQPYTPRTIVEIETDGGVVGVGETYGDTDYLAVAEAYAPSLVGGDLNADLSPAAVRDCATRVQLSRIDNTVQAEGLRGSRSVTKIASSVASAFEVAIFDALGRQTGLPVHALLGGKVRDRVEYSGYLFYRWAEHPEPGGPADDWGAALDPAGVVAQARRMARDHGFTSFKLKGGVFPPAEEVAAVRALADAFPGQPLRLDPNGGWTVGTSLQVAAELEGIAEYLEDPTVGTPGMAEVAAKTSLPLATNMCVTAFEEIPEAFRTGAVQVVLSDHHYWGGLLATRELAAICRTFGVDLSMHSNTHLGISLAAMTQVAATIPGLRYACDTHRPWQTEDVITVPHTFTDGCLPVTDAPGLGVELDRDSLAALHQRWLDLPEYRTRDDAAAMRRVRPDFAAPKLPIW, via the coding sequence ATGTCCAAGATCACCGCCGTGCGGGTCACCCCGATCCTGATCGCCGATCCGCCGCTGCTCAACGTGCAGGGTGTGCACCAGCCGTACACACCGCGAACGATCGTCGAGATCGAGACCGATGGCGGAGTGGTGGGCGTCGGCGAGACCTACGGCGACACCGACTATCTGGCAGTTGCCGAGGCGTACGCTCCGAGCCTGGTGGGCGGCGACCTGAACGCCGACCTGTCGCCGGCTGCCGTCCGCGACTGCGCAACACGGGTACAGCTGTCCCGGATCGACAACACCGTCCAGGCCGAGGGTCTGCGCGGCAGCCGGTCGGTGACCAAGATCGCCAGCAGCGTGGCCTCCGCCTTCGAGGTGGCGATCTTCGACGCCCTCGGCCGGCAGACCGGACTGCCGGTGCACGCCCTGCTCGGCGGCAAGGTCAGGGACCGCGTCGAATACAGCGGCTATCTCTTCTACCGCTGGGCCGAACACCCCGAGCCCGGCGGTCCGGCCGACGACTGGGGTGCCGCTCTCGACCCGGCAGGCGTTGTCGCCCAGGCCCGGCGGATGGCCCGTGACCACGGCTTCACCTCCTTCAAACTCAAGGGCGGCGTCTTCCCGCCGGCCGAGGAGGTGGCCGCAGTGAGGGCGCTGGCGGACGCCTTCCCCGGCCAGCCGCTGCGCCTGGATCCCAACGGCGGCTGGACCGTGGGGACCAGCCTGCAGGTGGCTGCCGAACTCGAGGGCATCGCGGAGTATCTGGAGGATCCGACGGTCGGCACTCCGGGTATGGCGGAGGTGGCGGCCAAGACGTCGCTGCCGCTGGCGACGAACATGTGTGTCACGGCGTTCGAGGAGATCCCGGAGGCGTTCCGGACCGGTGCGGTCCAGGTCGTGCTCTCCGATCACCACTACTGGGGCGGGCTGCTGGCCACCCGCGAACTGGCGGCGATCTGCCGCACCTTCGGCGTCGACCTGTCGATGCACTCCAACACCCACCTGGGCATCAGCCTGGCCGCGATGACCCAGGTGGCGGCGACCATCCCGGGCCTGCGCTACGCCTGCGACACCCACCGGCCGTGGCAGACCGAGGACGTCATCACGGTCCCGCACACGTTCACCGACGGCTGCCTGCCGGTCACCGACGCCCCCGGTCTTGGCGTCGAACTCGACCGGGACAGTCTTGCCGCATTGCACCAGCGCTGGCTCGACCTGCCCGAGTACCGCACCCGGGACGATGCCGCCGCGATGCGTCGGGTGCGCCCGGACTTCGCTGCGCCGAAGCTGCCCATCTGGTAG
- a CDS encoding carbohydrate ABC transporter permease: MKPAVRRRRTARDTFTGWGFVGPGTVIILGLSIFPALWALWLSLEKWDGFSQATFVGAGNYQKLITDEDFWAAVRNTGLYTALFVPASVLLGLFLAVALNRRIRFIGVYRTAIFVPFVASAAATGILATYLFSPQYGLINNVLRRLGVPAQGWLEDPHQAMVVIAIMSLWGQAAFTTVIYLAGLQDVPGDLIEAARVDGANRWQTFWRIVWPHLSPITVFVAIWQTIGAIQLFDLVYTTTRGGPLDATKTIVYFLYEQAFHSLQFGYGSAAAYALFVITLGITVAVVVYARRRGMEAF; this comes from the coding sequence ATGAAGCCCGCCGTCCGACGCAGGCGTACGGCCCGCGACACCTTCACCGGCTGGGGCTTCGTCGGCCCGGGCACCGTGATCATCCTCGGATTGTCGATCTTTCCTGCGCTCTGGGCGTTGTGGCTGTCGCTGGAGAAGTGGGACGGTTTCAGCCAGGCAACCTTCGTCGGTGCCGGGAACTACCAGAAGCTGATCACCGACGAGGACTTCTGGGCAGCGGTCCGCAACACCGGCCTGTACACCGCCCTCTTCGTACCCGCATCGGTGCTGCTCGGCCTGTTCCTCGCCGTCGCGCTGAACCGCAGGATCCGGTTCATCGGCGTCTATCGGACCGCGATCTTCGTCCCCTTCGTCGCGTCGGCGGCGGCCACCGGAATCCTGGCGACGTACCTGTTCAGCCCGCAGTACGGGTTGATCAACAACGTGCTGCGCCGACTCGGCGTTCCGGCGCAGGGTTGGCTGGAGGACCCGCACCAGGCGATGGTGGTGATCGCGATCATGTCGCTGTGGGGTCAGGCCGCCTTCACCACGGTGATCTACCTTGCCGGACTGCAGGACGTTCCGGGTGACCTGATCGAGGCCGCCCGGGTCGACGGCGCGAACCGCTGGCAGACCTTCTGGCGGATCGTCTGGCCGCATCTTTCACCGATCACCGTGTTCGTTGCGATCTGGCAGACGATCGGTGCGATCCAGCTCTTCGACCTCGTCTACACGACCACCCGTGGCGGGCCCCTTGACGCCACCAAGACGATCGTCTATTTCCTCTACGAGCAGGCCTTCCACTCGCTGCAGTTCGGCTACGGCTCGGCCGCCGCGTACGCGTTGTTCGTGATCACCCTCGGCATCACCGTCGCCGTTGTCGTCTACGCCCGCCGTCGTGGGATGGAGGCCTTCTGA
- a CDS encoding DeoR/GlpR family DNA-binding transcription regulator: MTASREESYGGSNIAGVSSGNRSRRMLAILEIVSERGSVDLAELGTRLSASPATLRRDLAHLAEQQLLIRTHGGASSSERGAELPVALRDTQHQAAKRAIARAVPAILPLQDRHVVALSGGTTTAHVARQLAYHSNLTVVTNSLTVAGMLADHHEMRVMMTGGFLRHPSLELVGGLAEAGFNAVNIGTAILGAAGVCADAGVTTHDETEARTNHAMAVSAQRTVVVADGSKIGNAALARMVEITDIQILITDSSADPTELEKIGATGVEVVVADDQRR, translated from the coding sequence GTGACCGCAAGCCGCGAGGAGTCGTACGGCGGCTCGAACATCGCCGGGGTCAGCTCGGGCAACCGATCCCGTCGGATGCTGGCGATCCTGGAGATCGTCTCCGAGCGCGGCTCGGTCGACCTTGCCGAACTCGGCACACGACTGTCGGCCTCCCCGGCGACGCTACGTCGTGATCTTGCCCATCTGGCCGAGCAGCAGCTGTTGATCCGCACCCACGGCGGAGCCTCGTCCAGCGAACGGGGCGCCGAGCTTCCGGTCGCTCTGCGGGACACCCAACACCAGGCCGCCAAGCGAGCGATCGCCCGCGCGGTCCCGGCCATCCTGCCGCTGCAGGACCGTCACGTGGTCGCCCTGAGCGGTGGTACGACCACGGCCCACGTGGCGCGCCAGCTGGCCTACCACTCCAACCTGACCGTGGTCACCAACTCGTTGACCGTCGCCGGGATGTTGGCTGATCACCACGAGATGCGGGTGATGATGACCGGCGGCTTCCTGCGCCACCCGTCCCTGGAGCTGGTCGGCGGCCTGGCCGAGGCCGGCTTCAACGCCGTCAACATCGGTACCGCGATCCTCGGCGCCGCAGGCGTCTGTGCCGACGCCGGCGTGACCACCCACGACGAGACCGAGGCCAGGACCAACCATGCGATGGCGGTCAGCGCACAACGGACCGTTGTCGTCGCGGACGGGTCCAAGATCGGCAATGCCGCGCTGGCACGGATGGTGGAGATCACCGACATCCAGATCCTGATCACCGACAGTTCGGCCGATCCGACCGAACTGGAGAAGATCGGTGCCACCGGTGTCGAGGTCGTCGTTGCCGACGATCAGCGCCGGTGA